The Methylomicrobium agile genome has a segment encoding these proteins:
- a CDS encoding HAD family hydrolase, producing MLEIDIPGYKTLRLEHLLLDYNGTLAYDGELLDGVDVDLSQLSHNLHIHILTGDTFGRAREELSGIPCELVILSACNQDSAKLDYLQRLGAKNCAAIGNGRNDRLMLKTAELAIAVAQHESVAVEALMAADILVPNIGAALGLLLHPLRLMATLRS from the coding sequence ATGCTTGAGATCGACATTCCAGGATACAAAACTTTGCGGCTGGAACATTTGCTGCTGGATTACAACGGAACGTTGGCTTATGACGGCGAGCTTTTGGATGGCGTCGATGTCGATTTGTCCCAATTATCCCATAACTTGCATATCCACATTCTGACCGGCGATACTTTCGGCCGCGCGCGCGAAGAATTGTCCGGCATACCTTGCGAACTGGTTATCCTGTCTGCTTGCAATCAAGACAGCGCGAAATTGGATTATCTTCAGCGGTTGGGCGCTAAAAATTGCGCCGCTATCGGCAACGGCCGCAACGACCGTCTGATGCTGAAAACCGCCGAGCTTGCCATCGCCGTCGCCCAGCACGAAAGCGTTGCGGTGGAGGCGCTGATGGCGGCGGACATTCTTGTCCCGAATATCGGTGCCGCCTTGGGTTTGCTTTTACATCCTTTGCGTTTGATGGCCACATTGAGGTCGTAA
- a CDS encoding DUF190 domain-containing protein: MTNRQITVVRIYLRESEHLLHKIIKHLHDDAKVLGVTVFRGIEGFSEDGTIRTESLVDLSLDLPLVIEFFDDPDKAEAVVETLVDKLHLHHIVSWPALAHTRV, translated from the coding sequence ATGACAAACCGGCAAATTACCGTGGTGCGAATTTATCTGCGCGAAAGCGAGCATCTCCTGCATAAAATCATCAAGCATTTGCACGATGACGCGAAGGTGCTTGGCGTCACCGTCTTCCGCGGCATCGAGGGTTTCAGCGAGGATGGGACGATACGTACTGAATCTTTAGTGGATTTATCGCTCGACCTGCCGCTGGTTATCGAGTTTTTCGATGATCCGGACAAGGCTGAAGCCGTCGTCGAAACCCTGGTCGACAAGCTGCACCTGCACCACATCGTAAGTTGGCCGGCACTCGCCCATACCCGGGTTTAA
- the thiC gene encoding phosphomethylpyrimidine synthase ThiC, which translates to MSAVLKDLTADAVSQVKIDPYPASEKIYVQGSRPDIRVPMRKITLSDTPAHFGAEKNPPLYVYDTSGPYTDPNVAVDLKKGLSWVRVNWILERNDTEELEGPTSAYGHQRLHDPATQHLRFEHIRKPRRAKAGMNVTQMHYARKGIITPEMEFIAIRENQKMDAMRELWKDQHPGESFGASIPDVITPEFVCSEVARGRAIIPANINHPELEPMIIGRNFLVKINGNLGNSAVTSSIEEEVEKMLWGIRWGGDTIMDLSTGKNIHETREWILRNAPVPIGTVPIYQALEKVNGKAEELTWEIFRDTLIEQAEQGVDYFTIHAGVRLKYVPLTAKRMTGIVSRGGSIMAKWCLAHHTESFLYTHFEEICEIMKAYDVSFSLGDGLRPGSIYDANDAAQFGELETLGELTQIAWKHDVQTMIEGPGHVPLHMIKVNMEKQLKECGEAPFYTLGPLTTDIAPGYDHITSAIGAANIGWYGCAMLCYVTPKEHLGLPNKQDVREGIVTYKIAAHAADLAKGHPGAQARDNAMSKARFEFRWEDQFNIGLDPEKAREFHDETLPKESAKIAHFCSMCGPHFCSMKISQDVRDYAAEKGLNEEEALAKGMDEKSKQFLEEGADIYHKV; encoded by the coding sequence ATGAGCGCCGTCCTCAAAGATCTGACCGCCGATGCGGTCAGCCAAGTCAAAATCGATCCTTATCCGGCCTCGGAAAAAATCTATGTGCAGGGCAGCCGCCCGGACATTCGGGTGCCGATGCGTAAAATCACCCTGTCCGATACGCCCGCGCATTTCGGCGCCGAAAAAAATCCGCCGCTGTATGTGTACGATACCTCGGGCCCTTACACCGACCCGAACGTTGCGGTCGACCTGAAGAAAGGGCTGTCTTGGGTCCGGGTGAACTGGATTCTGGAGCGTAACGATACCGAAGAACTGGAAGGCCCGACCTCCGCCTACGGCCATCAGCGCCTGCACGATCCGGCCACCCAGCACCTGCGCTTCGAGCATATCCGCAAGCCGCGCCGCGCGAAGGCCGGCATGAACGTCACCCAGATGCATTATGCGCGCAAGGGCATCATCACCCCGGAAATGGAGTTCATCGCGATCCGCGAGAACCAAAAGATGGACGCGATGCGCGAATTGTGGAAAGACCAGCATCCGGGCGAATCGTTCGGCGCCTCGATTCCGGACGTGATCACGCCCGAATTCGTGTGCAGCGAAGTTGCGCGCGGCCGCGCCATCATCCCGGCCAACATCAACCATCCCGAACTGGAACCGATGATCATCGGCCGGAACTTCCTGGTCAAGATCAACGGCAACCTGGGCAACTCGGCGGTCACGTCCTCGATCGAGGAAGAAGTCGAAAAGATGCTCTGGGGCATCCGCTGGGGCGGCGACACGATCATGGACTTGTCGACCGGCAAGAACATCCACGAGACCCGCGAGTGGATCCTGCGCAACGCGCCGGTGCCGATCGGCACGGTGCCGATCTATCAGGCGCTGGAAAAAGTGAACGGCAAGGCCGAGGAACTGACCTGGGAAATCTTCCGCGACACGCTGATCGAACAGGCCGAGCAGGGCGTCGATTATTTCACGATCCATGCGGGCGTCCGGCTGAAATACGTGCCGCTGACCGCGAAGCGGATGACCGGCATCGTCTCGCGCGGCGGCTCGATCATGGCGAAATGGTGCCTCGCGCATCATACCGAAAGCTTCCTGTACACGCATTTCGAAGAGATCTGCGAAATCATGAAGGCTTATGACGTTTCGTTCTCGCTGGGGGATGGCCTGCGTCCGGGCTCGATCTACGATGCGAACGACGCGGCGCAGTTCGGCGAGCTCGAAACCCTGGGCGAACTGACCCAGATCGCCTGGAAGCACGACGTGCAAACGATGATCGAAGGCCCCGGCCATGTGCCGCTGCACATGATCAAGGTCAATATGGAAAAGCAGCTGAAAGAATGCGGCGAAGCGCCTTTCTATACTTTGGGGCCGCTCACGACCGATATCGCGCCCGGCTACGACCACATCACCTCCGCGATCGGTGCGGCAAACATCGGCTGGTACGGCTGCGCGATGCTCTGCTACGTAACGCCGAAAGAACACCTGGGCCTGCCGAACAAGCAGGACGTCCGCGAAGGCATCGTCACCTACAAGATCGCCGCGCATGCGGCCGATTTGGCGAAAGGCCATCCCGGCGCGCAGGCGCGCGACAATGCGATGTCGAAGGCGCGCTTCGAGTTCCGCTGGGAAGACCAGTTCAACATCGGCCTCGACCCCGAAAAGGCGCGCGAATTCCACGACGAAACGCTGCCGAAGGAATCGGCGAAAATCGCGCATTTCTGCTCGATGTGCGGCCCGCATTTCTGCTCGATGAAAATCAGCCAGGATGTGCGCGATTACGCCGCCGAGAAGGGGCTGAACGAAGAGGAAGCGTTAGCGAAAGGCATGGACGAAAAATCGAAGCAGTTTCTCGAAGAAGGCGCGGATATTTACCACAAGGTGTAA
- the hisD gene encoding histidinol dehydrogenase: MPKITLTRLDAASPDFAARLDRLLAWNESDDLSVHQRVLEIIAEVRARGDRALIDYTTRFDRRALSDASELELDKAQLQAAFDTVSEAQAKALQTAASRIRAYAEHQKMASWRYTEADGTVLGQKITPLDRVGLYVPGGKAAYPSSVLMNAIPAKVAGVPELIMVVPAPQGELNRLVLAAAHIAGVDRVFTIGGAQAVAALAYGTETVPPVAKIVGPGNIYVATAKKLVFGQVGIDMIAGPSEILVICDGKTDPDWIAMDLFSQAEHDENAQAILISDDGAFLDAVEQSIDKLLPEMERAEIIAASLNGRGALIKVESLLQAAGVANRIAPEHLELSVDDPEALSEHIRHAGAIFLGRHTAEALGDYCAGPNHVLPTSGTARFSSSLGVYDFQKRTSLINCSPQGSSELGKTASILARGESLTAHARSAEYRIKAG; this comes from the coding sequence ATGCCCAAGATCACCCTGACCCGCCTCGACGCCGCCTCGCCCGACTTTGCCGCCAGACTGGACCGGCTGCTGGCCTGGAACGAAAGCGACGACCTCTCGGTTCATCAGCGAGTGCTCGAAATCATCGCCGAGGTGCGCGCACGCGGCGACCGGGCGCTGATCGACTATACCACCCGTTTCGACCGGCGCGCATTGAGCGATGCATCCGAACTGGAGCTGGACAAGGCGCAGCTGCAAGCCGCTTTCGACACGGTGTCCGAAGCGCAGGCGAAGGCGCTGCAAACCGCAGCAAGCCGGATCCGTGCCTATGCCGAGCATCAAAAAATGGCATCCTGGCGCTATACCGAAGCGGACGGCACCGTACTCGGCCAGAAGATCACCCCGCTCGACCGGGTCGGCCTGTACGTGCCGGGCGGCAAGGCCGCTTACCCGTCGTCGGTGCTGATGAACGCGATTCCGGCCAAGGTCGCCGGCGTTCCCGAACTGATCATGGTCGTGCCGGCCCCGCAGGGCGAATTGAACCGGCTGGTGCTGGCCGCCGCCCATATCGCCGGCGTCGACCGCGTGTTCACGATCGGCGGCGCCCAGGCGGTTGCCGCCCTGGCTTACGGCACCGAAACCGTACCGCCGGTCGCGAAAATCGTCGGTCCCGGCAACATCTATGTCGCGACCGCGAAGAAACTGGTTTTCGGCCAGGTCGGGATCGACATGATCGCGGGCCCTTCCGAAATCCTGGTCATCTGCGACGGCAAGACCGATCCCGACTGGATCGCGATGGACCTGTTCTCGCAGGCCGAACACGACGAAAACGCGCAGGCGATTCTGATCAGCGACGACGGCGCGTTTCTGGATGCGGTCGAGCAGAGCATCGACAAACTGCTGCCGGAAATGGAGCGCGCCGAAATTATTGCCGCTTCGCTGAACGGACGCGGTGCGTTAATTAAAGTCGAGAGTCTGCTGCAAGCCGCCGGCGTCGCGAACCGGATCGCGCCGGAGCATCTGGAATTGTCGGTCGACGATCCGGAAGCATTGAGCGAACACATTCGCCACGCCGGTGCGATCTTCCTCGGCCGGCACACCGCCGAAGCCTTGGGCGACTACTGCGCCGGCCCGAATCACGTGCTGCCCACCTCGGGCACCGCGCGCTTTTCCTCGTCGCTCGGGGTTTACGATTTCCAAAAACGCACCAGCCTGATCAACTGCTCGCCGCAAGGCTCCAGCGAACTCGGCAAGACCGCGTCGATTCTGGCGCGCGGCGAAAGCCTGACCGCGCATGCGCGTTCTGCGGAATACCGGATCAAAGCCGGCTAA
- the hisG gene encoding ATP phosphoribosyltransferase, whose product MLTIAVSKGRIFEEALPLLEAAGITPVDDPKTCRKLILRTTREDVQLVIIRATDVPTFVEYGAADLGIAGKDVLLEHGAESLYEPLDLNIARCRLMTAAHKNAPPLSGRRLRVATKYVKIAQRYFANQGIQAEIIKLYGSMELAPLVGLADCIVDLVETGNTLKANDLEPRDLIMHISSRLVVNKAAMKMKNRAIAELLNQFEATLATQG is encoded by the coding sequence ATGCTGACCATAGCCGTATCCAAAGGCCGGATTTTCGAAGAGGCGCTGCCGCTCCTCGAAGCCGCCGGCATCACCCCGGTCGACGATCCGAAGACCTGCCGCAAACTGATTCTTCGAACCACCCGCGAGGACGTGCAGCTGGTGATCATCCGCGCCACCGACGTGCCGACCTTCGTCGAATACGGCGCGGCCGACCTCGGCATCGCCGGCAAGGACGTGCTGCTCGAACACGGTGCGGAGAGCCTGTACGAGCCGCTCGACCTGAACATCGCGCGCTGCCGGCTGATGACCGCCGCGCACAAGAACGCGCCGCCCTTGTCCGGCCGGCGGCTCCGCGTCGCGACCAAATACGTGAAGATCGCGCAGCGCTATTTCGCGAACCAGGGCATCCAGGCCGAGATCATCAAACTGTACGGCTCGATGGAACTGGCGCCGCTGGTGGGTCTGGCCGACTGCATCGTCGATCTGGTCGAAACCGGCAATACGCTGAAAGCGAACGATCTGGAGCCGCGCGACCTGATCATGCACATCAGCTCGCGGCTGGTCGTGAACAAGGCCGCGATGAAGATGAAAAACCGCGCGATCGCGGAACTGCTGAATCAATTCGAAGCGACTCTCGCCACTCAAGGTTAA
- the murA gene encoding UDP-N-acetylglucosamine 1-carboxyvinyltransferase, producing MDKLIITGGKPLAGELRVSGAKNAALPILAATLLAESPVTVGNIPHLHDITTTMELLGRMGVRLLVDEKMNIEVDCRFIHSYEAPYELVRTMRASILVLGPLLARFGEAHVSLPGGCAIGTRPVDIHLNGLMKMGAEIKVESGYIRARAERLKGCRLVLEQVTVTGTENLMMAACLAEGTTIMENVAKEPEVTDLAHFLNALGAKISGIGTDVLTIEGVEKLAAENVHYNIMPDRIETGTYLVAAAITRGSVKLKNTRPDILDAVLEKLAEAGAEISTGPDWIKLDMNGRRPKAVSVRTAPYPAFPTDMQAQFIALNSVAEGVGIITETVFENRFMHVQELQRMGSDIKLESNTAICTGVDKITAAPVMATDLRASASLVIAALAAEGSTVVDRIYHIDRGYDHIEEKLQQLGATIRRVPN from the coding sequence ATGGACAAACTGATCATCACCGGCGGCAAACCCCTCGCCGGCGAATTGCGCGTTTCCGGCGCCAAAAATGCCGCGCTGCCGATTCTGGCCGCCACCCTGCTTGCGGAATCTCCGGTTACCGTCGGCAACATCCCGCACCTGCACGACATCACGACCACGATGGAGTTGCTCGGCCGGATGGGCGTACGCCTGCTCGTCGACGAAAAAATGAACATCGAAGTCGACTGCCGCTTCATTCACAGCTATGAAGCGCCTTACGAACTGGTCCGGACCATGCGCGCCTCGATCCTGGTGTTGGGCCCGCTGCTCGCGCGCTTCGGCGAAGCGCATGTGTCGCTACCCGGCGGCTGCGCGATCGGCACCCGCCCGGTCGACATCCACCTGAACGGCCTGATGAAGATGGGCGCCGAAATCAAGGTCGAAAGCGGCTACATCCGCGCACGCGCCGAAAGACTGAAAGGCTGCCGCCTGGTGCTCGAACAGGTCACGGTGACCGGCACCGAAAACCTGATGATGGCGGCCTGTCTTGCGGAAGGCACCACGATCATGGAAAACGTCGCGAAAGAGCCGGAAGTGACCGACCTTGCACATTTCCTGAATGCGCTCGGCGCGAAAATTTCCGGCATCGGCACCGACGTGCTGACGATCGAAGGCGTCGAAAAACTCGCCGCCGAGAATGTCCATTACAACATCATGCCGGACCGGATCGAAACCGGCACCTATCTGGTTGCGGCCGCGATCACGCGCGGTTCGGTCAAGTTGAAGAACACCCGCCCCGACATCCTGGATGCGGTGCTCGAAAAGCTGGCCGAGGCCGGCGCCGAAATCTCGACCGGGCCGGACTGGATCAAGCTCGACATGAACGGCCGGCGGCCGAAGGCCGTGTCGGTGCGCACCGCGCCGTACCCGGCGTTTCCGACCGACATGCAGGCGCAGTTCATCGCGCTGAACTCGGTCGCGGAAGGAGTCGGGATCATCACCGAAACGGTGTTCGAAAACCGCTTCATGCATGTGCAGGAATTGCAGCGGATGGGTTCCGACATCAAGCTCGAATCGAATACCGCGATCTGCACGGGCGTCGACAAGATTACCGCCGCGCCGGTGATGGCGACCGACCTCAGAGCCTCGGCCAGCCTGGTGATCGCCGCATTGGCCGCCGAAGGCAGCACGGTCGTCGACCGGATTTACCATATCGACCGCGGCTACGACCATATCGAAGAAAAATTGCAGCAACTCGGCGCCACGATCCGCCGCGTCCCCAATTAA
- a CDS encoding STAS domain-containing protein — translation MSGLNIIDKGAGHYLVEGDLTFATIDKQTVKSLSFLTAYKEITLDLGQVRNTDSAGLALMIEWIKYCRAKRTLLRFSNVPKQLLSMARLSGFDQDAHFAVHLG, via the coding sequence ATGAGCGGCCTGAACATCATCGACAAGGGAGCCGGCCATTATCTCGTCGAGGGCGATCTGACCTTCGCGACGATCGACAAGCAGACGGTCAAATCGCTGAGTTTCTTGACCGCCTACAAGGAGATCACGCTCGATCTCGGCCAGGTCCGGAATACCGACAGTGCCGGCCTGGCGTTGATGATAGAATGGATCAAATATTGTCGGGCCAAGCGCACTTTGCTCCGTTTCAGCAATGTGCCGAAACAGTTGCTGAGCATGGCCCGGCTGAGCGGTTTCGACCAGGACGCGCATTTCGCGGTCCATCTCGGATAA
- the mlaD gene encoding outer membrane lipid asymmetry maintenance protein MlaD encodes MQHSNTQDTLVGLFVAAGIAGLFFLALQVSNLSSFVEQDTYSVTASFENSGGLKVKSPVSAAGVKIGQVRSISFDPKTYQSVVEMAIYSKYKTLPTDTTASVFTAGLLGEQYVNLEPGGSDEYLQNGGKIEITQSAIILEKAIGQFLFKSAEEKAKK; translated from the coding sequence ATGCAGCACAGCAACACCCAGGATACCCTGGTTGGGCTTTTTGTCGCCGCCGGCATTGCCGGCCTGTTTTTCCTGGCCCTGCAGGTCAGCAATTTGAGCTCTTTCGTCGAGCAAGACACCTACTCGGTCACCGCCAGCTTCGAAAACTCGGGCGGACTGAAAGTCAAGTCTCCCGTATCGGCCGCGGGCGTCAAGATCGGCCAGGTCAGATCGATCAGCTTCGATCCCAAGACCTACCAGTCGGTCGTCGAAATGGCGATTTACTCGAAATACAAGACTTTGCCGACCGACACGACCGCCAGCGTCTTTACCGCGGGTCTGCTCGGCGAGCAATACGTGAACCTGGAGCCGGGCGGTTCGGACGAGTATCTGCAGAACGGCGGCAAGATCGAGATTACCCAGTCGGCGATCATTCTCGAAAAGGCGATCGGCCAGTTCCTGTTCAAATCGGCCGAAGAAAAGGCCAAGAAATGA
- the mlaE gene encoding lipid asymmetry maintenance ABC transporter permease subunit MlaE, translating into MIKFLNFLGRTTTTGFTKLGRGSYFLRDTLAGIGSMALRPRLVVNQIYFVGVLSFLIIVISGLFVGMVLGLQGYYILSDFGAEETLGLMVAASLVRELGPVVTALLFAGRAGSALTAEIGLMKATEQLSGMEMMAIDPIKRIITPRFLAGFIAMPLLAALFSAVGIVGGQLVGTGLLGVDDGAYWSQMQASIDFEDDIVNGVIKSLVFGFVTTWIALFEGYDTVPTSEGVSRATTRTVVNSAFSILGLDFILTALMFGDD; encoded by the coding sequence ATGATTAAGTTTCTGAATTTTTTGGGCAGGACAACCACGACCGGCTTCACCAAGCTGGGGCGAGGCTCCTATTTTCTGCGGGATACCCTGGCCGGCATCGGGAGCATGGCGCTGCGCCCGCGCCTGGTGGTCAACCAGATCTATTTCGTCGGCGTCTTGTCGTTCCTGATCATCGTGATTTCGGGACTCTTCGTCGGGATGGTGTTGGGCCTGCAAGGCTATTACATTCTGTCCGATTTCGGCGCCGAAGAAACGCTGGGCCTGATGGTGGCCGCCTCGCTGGTCAGGGAACTCGGTCCGGTGGTGACCGCTCTGTTGTTTGCGGGCCGCGCCGGGTCCGCGCTGACCGCCGAAATCGGCCTGATGAAGGCGACCGAGCAGCTTTCCGGGATGGAGATGATGGCGATCGATCCGATCAAGCGGATCATCACCCCTCGCTTTCTGGCCGGCTTCATCGCGATGCCGCTGCTCGCGGCCCTGTTCAGCGCGGTCGGCATCGTCGGCGGACAACTGGTCGGCACGGGGCTGCTCGGCGTCGACGACGGCGCCTACTGGTCGCAGATGCAGGCCAGCATCGATTTCGAGGACGACATCGTGAACGGCGTCATCAAAAGCCTCGTGTTCGGTTTCGTAACGACCTGGATCGCCCTGTTCGAAGGCTACGACACGGTGCCGACCTCCGAAGGCGTCAGCCGCGCCACCACCCGCACCGTCGTGAATTCCGCTTTCAGTATTTTGGGTCTCGATTTCATCCTGACCGCACTCATGTTTGGAGACGATTAA
- a CDS encoding ATP-binding cassette domain-containing protein gives MENRVKQQDNLVSVRNLSFSRGEKKIFEDVSLSIERGKITAIMGPSGTGKTTLLKLIGGQLAPASGSVHVDGLNVHRLKRAELYNLRKRMGMLFQSGALLTDMSVYDNVAFPLREHTHLPESMIRTLVLMKLHAVGLRGARNLMPSELSGGMARRIALARAIALDPMMIMYDEPFTGQDPISMGALVHLIKSLNTTLGLTSIIVSHDVQETLVIADYAYLISDGKVAGHGTPEEIRQSPSEWVQQFITGAADGPVHFHYPAKDYFDDLISTGRRY, from the coding sequence ATGGAAAACCGCGTAAAACAACAAGACAATCTGGTCAGCGTGCGCAATCTTTCGTTTTCCCGCGGCGAGAAAAAAATCTTCGAGGACGTTTCGCTGTCGATCGAACGCGGCAAAATCACTGCAATCATGGGGCCCAGCGGCACCGGCAAGACGACTCTGCTGAAACTGATCGGCGGCCAGTTGGCGCCCGCCTCCGGCTCGGTTCACGTCGACGGCCTAAATGTGCACCGGCTTAAGCGGGCGGAATTGTACAATCTCAGAAAGCGCATGGGCATGCTGTTCCAAAGCGGCGCGCTCTTGACCGACATGAGCGTTTACGACAATGTCGCGTTCCCTTTGCGCGAGCATACGCATCTGCCCGAGTCGATGATCCGCACCCTGGTGCTGATGAAGCTGCACGCGGTCGGCCTGCGCGGCGCACGCAACCTGATGCCGAGCGAACTGTCCGGCGGGATGGCCCGGCGGATCGCCTTGGCACGGGCGATTGCGCTCGATCCGATGATGATCATGTACGACGAACCGTTTACCGGCCAGGACCCGATCTCGATGGGCGCGCTGGTGCATCTGATCAAATCGCTGAACACGACGCTCGGCCTGACCAGCATCATCGTTTCGCACGACGTGCAGGAAACGCTGGTGATCGCCGATTATGCCTACCTGATCTCGGACGGCAAGGTGGCCGGCCACGGCACCCCGGAAGAAATCCGGCAATCCCCGTCCGAGTGGGTGCAGCAGTTCATCACCGGAGCGGCGGACGGTCCGGTGCATTTCCACTATCCCGCCAAAGACTATTTCGACGACCTGATCTCGACAGGACGGCGGTACTGA
- a CDS encoding KpsF/GutQ family sugar-phosphate isomerase, with the protein MMLHDQELRALALAVIQVEAQAVAALSERIDEHFTTACRLMFACAGRVVVTGMGKSGHIAGKIAATLASTGTPAFFVHPGEASHGDLGMITQQDVVLALSNSGETEEVLTILPIIKRLGVPLIAMTGNPASTLGLLATAHIHVGVAQEACPLGLAPTSSTTAALAMGDALAVSLLEARGFTRDDFALSHPGGSLGKRLLLRVSDIMHTGAEMPAVRENALISEALLEMTEKKLGMTAIVDADSKVAGIFTDGDLRRMLARNFDIHKTRIAEVMTANCTTIGSGTMAAEAMQIMEQKRINALIVTDAERRAVGALNMHDLIRAGIV; encoded by the coding sequence ATGATGCTGCACGATCAGGAGCTGCGCGCCCTGGCGCTGGCGGTGATCCAGGTGGAAGCGCAGGCCGTTGCGGCGCTGTCCGAACGCATCGACGAGCATTTCACCACGGCCTGCCGGCTGATGTTTGCCTGCGCCGGCCGGGTCGTGGTGACCGGGATGGGCAAGTCGGGCCATATCGCCGGCAAAATCGCCGCGACGCTGGCCAGCACCGGCACGCCGGCGTTCTTCGTGCATCCAGGCGAAGCCAGTCACGGCGATCTCGGGATGATCACCCAGCAGGACGTGGTGCTGGCGTTGTCCAATTCCGGCGAAACCGAGGAAGTGTTGACGATCCTGCCGATCATCAAGCGGCTCGGCGTGCCGTTGATCGCGATGACCGGCAATCCGGCCTCGACCCTGGGCTTGCTGGCGACCGCGCATATCCATGTCGGCGTCGCCCAGGAGGCCTGTCCGCTCGGCCTGGCGCCGACGTCGAGCACCACCGCCGCGCTGGCGATGGGCGATGCGCTCGCGGTTTCGCTGCTGGAAGCGCGCGGTTTTACGCGCGACGATTTCGCGCTGTCGCATCCGGGCGGCAGCCTCGGCAAGCGCCTGCTGCTCCGGGTCAGCGACATCATGCATACCGGTGCCGAGATGCCGGCGGTGCGCGAAAATGCCTTGATCAGCGAAGCGCTGCTCGAAATGACCGAAAAGAAACTGGGCATGACCGCGATCGTCGATGCGGACAGCAAGGTGGCGGGCATTTTCACCGACGGCGACTTGCGCCGCATGCTCGCCAGGAACTTCGATATCCATAAGACCCGGATCGCCGAAGTGATGACCGCCAACTGCACCACGATCGGCAGCGGTACGATGGCGGCCGAAGCGATGCAAATCATGGAACAAAAACGCATCAATGCGCTAATCGTGACCGACGCCGAACGCCGCGCGGTCGGCGCGTTGAACATGCACGACCTGATCCGGGCCGGCATCGTCTAG
- the kdsC gene encoding 3-deoxy-manno-octulosonate-8-phosphatase KdsC codes for MQAVIERAAKIKLLVLDVDGVLTDGRLLFDFFGNEYKFFHARDGHGIKLLKSTGVDIAIISGRKSKSVAIRMKMLGIEYVYQGHENKRHAFEELLGRTGRTPEQTAYVGDDLLDLPLMVRAGLAVAVNDAHPDVKAHAHWSTALPGGRGAVREVCDLIMQAQGNYAAILNSYLQ; via the coding sequence ATGCAAGCAGTGATTGAAAGAGCCGCAAAAATCAAACTGTTGGTGCTCGACGTCGACGGCGTTTTGACCGACGGCCGGCTATTGTTCGATTTTTTCGGCAACGAGTACAAGTTTTTCCATGCCCGCGACGGCCACGGCATCAAACTGCTCAAAAGCACCGGCGTGGATATCGCGATCATTTCCGGGCGCAAGTCCAAGTCGGTCGCGATCAGGATGAAGATGCTCGGCATCGAATACGTCTACCAGGGCCACGAGAACAAACGCCACGCCTTCGAAGAACTGCTCGGCAGGACCGGGCGCACGCCCGAACAGACGGCTTATGTCGGCGACGACCTGCTGGATTTGCCGCTGATGGTCCGGGCCGGCCTCGCGGTCGCGGTGAACGACGCGCATCCGGACGTGAAGGCACATGCGCACTGGAGTACGGCACTGCCCGGCGGCCGCGGCGCGGTCCGGGAGGTCTGCGATCTGATCATGCAGGCGCAGGGCAATTACGCAGCGATTTTGAACAGTTACCTGCAATGA
- the lptC gene encoding LPS export ABC transporter periplasmic protein LptC, with protein MRLRHLRLHALLGVLALLSWGLVRLTVTEEGGVLVVPPHSPDYFSVGYRKWEMGENGLLKNQLTADRMTHYSDDGTTHLDKPLMIFHNETAPSWVIHAEAGILSADGKDLQLNGKVKVERAAGKGVRPLLINTSNARVKPETHYAETDEWAELISPPNRTVGVGMKLVFEQPVHLQLLSKVQGKYETK; from the coding sequence ATGAGGCTGCGCCATTTACGCCTGCATGCCTTGCTGGGCGTGCTCGCCCTGTTGAGCTGGGGGCTGGTCAGGCTGACCGTCACCGAGGAAGGCGGCGTGCTGGTGGTGCCGCCGCACAGCCCGGATTATTTCAGCGTCGGCTACCGCAAATGGGAGATGGGCGAAAACGGTCTGCTGAAGAACCAATTGACGGCCGACAGGATGACCCATTACAGCGACGACGGCACCACCCATTTGGACAAACCGCTGATGATTTTCCATAATGAAACGGCGCCTTCCTGGGTGATCCATGCGGAAGCGGGTATTTTGTCCGCCGACGGCAAGGATCTGCAATTGAACGGCAAGGTGAAGGTCGAGCGGGCCGCGGGCAAAGGCGTGAGGCCGCTGCTGATCAATACCTCGAATGCCAGGGTCAAACCCGAAACGCATTACGCCGAAACCGACGAATGGGCCGAATTGATCAGTCCGCCCAACCGTACCGTCGGCGTCGGTATGAAACTGGTCTTCGAGCAGCCGGTGCATCTGCAGCTGCTGTCGAAAGTACAGGGTAAATATGAAACCAAGTAA